TGAACCTGAAGAGGACTCTTTCATAAGATCTTCAATGGCCTTTGTGACATCCTCCTCTGTGGCCCCCTGTGCAAGGCCCAGCATTGCAATCAGTTTTTCTAACGGCATAATAATTCCCTCCCTTGTTAAATCTCCCTGGTCTTGTTGATCAGGAAGTTGTTTGTTTACGAGTGGCTCTAAATTTAATGTCTTGGGTGTATTGGTGAGTGCAATGGAATGAAGCCTTACCATCCTCCCGTCACTTCCCCTCCGAATACCTACCGGTGAAAAGTATCTATACTCCTTGTTCGTTAGGTATTGCTTTGCACGTTCAGTCCAATCAACTATTGCCCACAATCCCTCCTTTCCTTTATTTATTAGTTGTTTCAGCCAGCCGGCAGCAGGGGCCTCACCGCCATAGAGAGTCTGATGTTCGTAGTCCCATACAAGGTCATTCCCCTGTGACTTAAAGGAGGTGATCATCTCATCCATGGCGATCTCATCTACCAGAAACTCCCCGTCGGTTGTCTTCACCATGCCATATGGAAACAGTTGAACCTCGGCCGGGGCGGTCGAGAGGTCGGCTGCCAATACTGCCACAACCCTTTCATCCTTTTTCTTCATACTCTCCCCCTCTTGTAATATGAGACAAAATCCGCTATATTAAAGTTGTGAGGTATCGGTTGGGCCGCAGCCCCTGTAACCGGTACCTGACGCCCCCTCTGCCCGGAGAGGAGAGGTCCTTAATTCCTTTTCCATATCAACTTTCCAACCCGTTGCTTATTCAAATATCCAAAATTATCCACCGGGATAAAGGTCCATGCCTCCATCTTTCCCCCAACAACATTTGTAACTACAAGCATGCCCTTCTTATCTCCGGTCTCTATTGCCTTAATAACCCTTTGTCTTAATACCACCTGGCCGGTGCCCTTATGTTTCTCAAATGACATCCATACTTCGAACGGATCAGTCAAAGTCTCGGGGAGAAACGGTATGTACGGCGCCCTGGCAACATCTATATGCCCTGCCAGGGTATCTGCATTTACATATATGTCATATCTAAAATCCCCGGACGAAAAGGAATATGCCTTCTCATGACCGCCAATAACACCTCTCAACGCCTGTCTCATCCCTGCCTCACTCTTCTCTATCGTCCTGTCTACCGATGCCACAGGGCTATCAACCGGAATCCTCTCCTTGCGACCATAGCTTTCATGGTCTCCAGGGGTCAGCCGTTCATAAACCTTCTCCCCTTGAGCCTTCCAGGCTGCCATCACTTCCTCTGACACCTTCTCCCCCCAGGCAGCTTTTCCAACGTTATAATCCCAGCCGGGATCAATCCCATTAGGTACCTGATGTATTTCTCCGGTGCGTGAGTCTGTCCATTCATATGTGCCATCATCAGGGGCGGAATTAACACCCTTGCCGAGTCGTCTCAGGTCATGCTCTCCAAGTGCCCGCACACTGCACCGGCAACCCCAGCCGTTCGGAGGATAGTGAGTATTCCACCACGGGTCATCAGCGGGCAAAACCAAATTATCCCATGCCCTGTGCTCCGGCCTTGTACGGCTATCATTGACTGCGTCATACATCCAGTAGGGTCTGGCTTTAAGCACGTCCGGGTCAGTCATCTGCTTATGTCTTCCCGCCATGTACGCAGTACTCATATTGGTGTCAAATATCACCCCGGCCCTCCAGCTCCGGCCTCCTTTATATGCCCAGCCGTGTCGTTCCACTATCTGATCAAATTCCTTCTCAAAGTCCTGCTTGGTGATTCCGTCAGTCAGCCCCTTTCCGACTGCATTAAAAAGGTCTGTTAGCTATGATATTTTATTGTAATACAATAAACTGTTACGTCCCACCAATTCGGTACCTATTTTAGGGGTGTCATTCCCACATAATCGGTACCAGTTTTAGTGGGCCTATTCCCACCAAAACGGTACCAGTATAAAGGCATCTATTCCCATGTTAACGAGACCACCTGTTAATCTGTTATGATCTCTTTCTTTTAACCTTATTGATCCTGACATTCCGGGGACACCGTACTTAATTATGAATTAGGATTAGACTTAGAATTAAGTATGATGTCCCCGGAACTGGATGTTGCCGACACTTTCGCAAGGCGTCGATATCGAGTATGGATTTGTACCAGCTTCAGATCAGCAGGAACGGTCAGGAGTGGATTAGCCCTAAGAAGAATCAGGTAGTCAAAGTCCCGCCGTCCATCTACAAGTAATATTTGCTATTATGATACTGTATATAGTACCATTACAATATGAGTAATCCTGATATTATTCTTGACACCAATGTATTGCATGCCGGCCTTTATTCATCCAGAGGAGCATCGTATCAAATTCTTAAGCTCATTGAAACAAACGATCTCAGGATAATTTTATCAACTCCATTATTATTTGAGTATGAAGACATTTTAAAGAGAAACAAGAGAAGACTAAAATTGACAGACGGAGATATTGATAAGATCCTCGATAATTTGTGTGACTTAAGCCATCATCAGAATATATATTATTTATGGCGGCCTTATCTATCAGATCCAAA
This is a stretch of genomic DNA from Nitrospirota bacterium. It encodes these proteins:
- a CDS encoding PIN domain-containing protein, which translates into the protein MSNPDIILDTNVLHAGLYSSRGASYQILKLIETNDLRIILSTPLLFEYEDILKRNKRRLKLTDGDIDKILDNLCDLSHHQNIYYLWRPYLSDP
- a CDS encoding minor capsid protein encodes the protein MIFDTNMSTAYMAGRHKQMTDPDVLKARPYWMYDAVNDSRTRPEHRAWDNLVLPADDPWWNTHYPPNGWGCRCSVRALGEHDLRRLGKGVNSAPDDGTYEWTDSRTGEIHQVPNGIDPGWDYNVGKAAWGEKVSEEVMAAWKAQGEKVYERLTPGDHESYGRKERIPVDSPVASVDRTIEKSEAGMRQALRGVIGGHEKAYSFSSGDFRYDIYVNADTLAGHIDVARAPYIPFLPETLTDPFEVWMSFEKHKGTGQVVLRQRVIKAIETGDKKGMLVVTNVVGGKMEAWTFIPVDNFGYLNKQRVGKLIWKRN